Proteins encoded in a region of the Augochlora pura isolate Apur16 chromosome 4, APUR_v2.2.1, whole genome shotgun sequence genome:
- the Naa80 gene encoding N-alpha-acetyltransferase 80 isoform X2: protein MTTNDKEYSIVPLHKRPELIKDCCVLLNSEWPRSETARLESLTVSCDKFPTCLVLINKENRVLGHCKISLIPKLRHSCFIQSVIIDYKCRSQGLGSRLLHGAEDYVKRRGFKNVYLTTKGQEVFYLKNGYKTCDPFKAYGINDVVYSTAAFTKSKLKEKSMQFSGPPPPPMPNFRMPKFYDFNAIPHRTHMVKTLQ from the exons ATGACAACGAATGATAAGGAATATTCTATAGTCCCTCTTCATAAAAGaccagaattaattaaagactGTTGCGTATTACTCAATTCAGAATGGCCACGTAGTGAGACCGCAAG gtTAGAATCTTTAACTGTATCATGTGATAAATTTCCCACATGTCTTGTACTTATTAACAAGGAGAACAGAGTCCTTGGTCACTGTAAGATATCCTTAATACCCAAGTTACGCCACAGTTGTTTCATACAGTCAG TTATAATCGACTACAAATGTAGATCCCAAGGGCTTGGATCTAGATTGCTCCATGGTGCAGAAGATTATGTTAAAAGGAGAGGATTTAAGAATGTATATTTAACAACTAAAGGTCAAGAAGTTTTCTACCTTAAAAATGGCTATAAAACCTGTGATCCATTCAAAGCCTATGGAATTAATGATGTTGTATATTCTACTGCAGCATTTACAAAATCAAAACTTAAAGAGAAATCTATGCAATTTTCTGGTCCACCACCTCCACCAATGCCAAACTTTCGGATGCCAAAGTTCTATGATTTTAATGCAATTCCTCATAGAACCCATATGGTAAAAACAttacaataa
- the LOC144468896 gene encoding flavin reductase (NADPH), whose amino-acid sequence MNRITIFGATGNTGLCALNDAVKKGLKVRAFVRDGNKIPSNLKDKIETIVGDVTNAKQVSDAISDRDGVVVVLGTRNDLSPTTVLSQGMKNIIDAMKTHNVKVVSVCLSAFLFYKPEAVPAIFKDLNADHQRMFDLLKASELQWIAVLPPHIADAPSSKYVIKHDESPGRAISKHDLGAFLVESLQKAEHYQKVCGIATAS is encoded by the exons ATGAatcgaataacaatatttgGGGCTACTGGGAACACAGGATTATGTGCTTTAAATGATGCTGTGAAGAAAG gATTGAAAGTAAGAGCATTTGTGAGAGATGGAAACAAAATCCCGTCAAATTtgaaagataaaatagaaacaattgttGGGGATGTTACTAATGCTAAACAAGTATCAGATGCAATATCTGACAGAGATGGAGTCGTTGTTGTCCTTGGCACAAGAAATGATTTGA GTCCCACTACGGTGTTATCTCAgggtatgaaaaatataatagatgcTATGAAAACCCATAATGTAAAAGTGGTATCCGTTTGCCTGTCTG CATTCTTGTTCTATAAACCTGAAGCAGTGCCTGCTATATTCAAGGATTTAAATGCGGATCATCAACGCATGTTTGATCTACTCAAGGCAAGCGAATTACAGTGGATTGCTGTACTACCACCACATATTGCtg atgCACCAAGTTCAAAGTATGTAATCAAGCACGATGAATCTCCAGGTCGTGCTATTTCCAAACACGATTTAGGTGCTTTCCTTGTTGAAAGTCTTCAGAAAGCAGAACATTATCAGAAAGTTTGTGGTATTGCAACTGCTTcttag
- the Naa80 gene encoding N-alpha-acetyltransferase 80 isoform X1, which produces MLFFSTYIFRKIMTTNDKEYSIVPLHKRPELIKDCCVLLNSEWPRSETARLESLTVSCDKFPTCLVLINKENRVLGHCKISLIPKLRHSCFIQSVIIDYKCRSQGLGSRLLHGAEDYVKRRGFKNVYLTTKGQEVFYLKNGYKTCDPFKAYGINDVVYSTAAFTKSKLKEKSMQFSGPPPPPMPNFRMPKFYDFNAIPHRTHMVKTLQ; this is translated from the exons atgttatttttttcaacatATATTTTCAGAAAGATTATGACAACGAATGATAAGGAATATTCTATAGTCCCTCTTCATAAAAGaccagaattaattaaagactGTTGCGTATTACTCAATTCAGAATGGCCACGTAGTGAGACCGCAAG gtTAGAATCTTTAACTGTATCATGTGATAAATTTCCCACATGTCTTGTACTTATTAACAAGGAGAACAGAGTCCTTGGTCACTGTAAGATATCCTTAATACCCAAGTTACGCCACAGTTGTTTCATACAGTCAG TTATAATCGACTACAAATGTAGATCCCAAGGGCTTGGATCTAGATTGCTCCATGGTGCAGAAGATTATGTTAAAAGGAGAGGATTTAAGAATGTATATTTAACAACTAAAGGTCAAGAAGTTTTCTACCTTAAAAATGGCTATAAAACCTGTGATCCATTCAAAGCCTATGGAATTAATGATGTTGTATATTCTACTGCAGCATTTACAAAATCAAAACTTAAAGAGAAATCTATGCAATTTTCTGGTCCACCACCTCCACCAATGCCAAACTTTCGGATGCCAAAGTTCTATGATTTTAATGCAATTCCTCATAGAACCCATATGGTAAAAACAttacaataa
- the LOC144468781 gene encoding proteasome activator complex subunit 4A → MCERQVGTISDSCSEKDEIMDEINRGGKIRYQKEIIYNKLLPYVDELDSDSQALFIEIKGNLGRAIMLRELQPGCFIWVTRLYEYMKIYGLKFSKEDHILLIKLLYELVTIPDLEPYVMSRSSLVLISLLQKKSLLSPEELELPWKPLYKLACHMQSSAQTSLGMYRYPAGLTNAINILIHAAKPYFPLSTTQEILDELRPTLYPLDRAQMLMKMELLEWFLPLQLFPKHHSIGHELWFHEFMSLWEACNNAPKWENEMMNLMARLASYNIGYINWEPYIPLMFTRFVRSLGLPVAYKQQTCSFHKLDNMAVWIVSVLGHGSNAQMYFEKFLKTIDTYLHPANFGHWLPRLKDLLMKLSYHFTRRLRSERYPKRTWETPIPDEYKLTDSDVDAFVKSMMPVAMTAMFSKSGFSNVSEILCHLAAMRPSLVIHHVLENVSTVLGSLTTESYKLYTSLSYLEAIAGPMTEGSRNVNKGYTYPEGPTQVLPLLFSLLPGIDPSDTDKCCIIFRLIAFYVAYIPIAEAPDPSKTMDEEESLIYETTSKFEDFILQFFDKVFYIIDATSLESVRLESSGDNSKSKIEVVIQTVLYEVCSIVLTQTNQKIFESALHNLRAFVSEHILETKVAGQLAAWICKLFARVNGEATLRSLLPLLSETILNMTDESNDIAKEENLDNRLLYAMLLLAALVDSRGKHLLPYMDQLITVLDRVLVLKSREGNNLAFTLLGSIMYSLSQVSPDRFETSEAIHWGQKLDINSLKVEWNIPGEEEMTVLKKMFYKYLLPEISKLQKYCEDWKTLTRDELLSSLNIVYSIVQGCESVLPLWEEEPLTLMKSSLKSVSFKPTIGVRREIVMPDGSNVRRFIADLLNKFQKVILKHVEDDTKSLLVLVDIWNRLLLGEIHRIEDCDIRRMHFKVTNKLFKNKLVGGKGLLKPFVLQCADIQHDARIRSQGYNLTQTHKEIMLQLFTLSTSRYADVRQEAQYHLFHALRYFSYSHTFIVPEIINILKKDAEEYHDAHKGVLYILFSSSEDSIIMKCDWKTLRSLWPALVLSKISEKLSVVRLKDILVQTVNKRFPTFAISHEIPEACLKAASKLWTTEPRPNISLPTENEIEQGLEAFKEVGKNNLVYYTGLIDELLNVLLEKNLHWRHRIMAMFFIRILVHHEQTYPPKVIRYFMGALIHDSAQERQIATRVAVYILKQLKRKHPKVLIDPPGLPEISESQDSQDQYKKLVPGLRSDNAWLQYNYETRPLTPEQWDEPRYVHNTYTGYYMWPKKIEIYAPSSEQPCLDPNVRKLTEHEKEVDHFFNDPQNIEKLITLFSIEEKVDKFNGLKFLVFKGVFRNHGIVYLKHFVPHLYKLVKDKQKGSQRCASEIIAGIIRGSKHWPFHMVCEMWENLLPIIRLAISNITVESQMDWGLCFANAQRHRDPNRHHWLLECLMEESYLGDSESSFVECGRLLILQAALDEQSWRVIQLLRRLLERTEDRLLASPFENVRGRLGSVLVSVFNVNFRFPNSSSNQWTPKVEDLVNKILPRLQTLVTESALVSSKEEHSLSAQVANVNFNDSPPDTEKDAKDHEIAIRLFKTVCKWISNTVLRSPSGIKPEFYKIFPIICQLENSDTDEELAKLCTHTLALLAQGLTLSCDMPIVLDKVVSMSKHASWWTKSTCLQFLQVLIFHNISIFLSNSAWVSCVKDTVVYLLEDERVEVRKNAGQCLSGLLHCMFIPNQEELLEEFKKKAKTKLYKKDNLNQQKGTARKELKPDAIRIRHGAVLGLCSFIQAHPYDIPDYVPSIFEFLGPFMNDPQPIPTTIRKTLDDFKRTHYDGWRGISGYSQHFTQEQLTILQDLTIPPPHYS, encoded by the exons ATGTGTGAAAGACAAGTAGGTACGATCAGCGACAGCTGTTCGGAGAAAGACGAAATCATGGACGAGATCAACAGAGGTGGTAAAATTCGTTATCAaaaggaaattatatataacaaattattaccCTATGTGGATGAGTTGGACTCAGATTCACAAGCCCTTTTTATCGAAATCAAAGGAAATTTAGGACGAGCTATTATGCTTCGCGAATTGCAACCTGGTTGTTTTATTTGGGTCACTAGGTTGTACGA GTATATGAAGATATATGGCTTAAAGTTCAGTAAGGAAGAccatattcttttaataaaattattatatgaattagTTACAATTCCAGATCTAGAACCATATGTAATGAGTAGATCTTCTTTGgtgttaatatcattattaca GAAAAAGTCACTATTATCACCAGAAGAGCTAGAATTACCATGGAAACCTCTTTATAAATTAGCTTGTCATATGCAATCAAGTGCACAGACGTCATTGGGGATGTATCGTTATCCTGCTGGCTTAACAAATGCAATAAACATACTTATACATGCTGCAAAACCATATTTTCCT TTAAGCACAACGCAGGAGATATTAGATGAATTGAGACCAACACTATATCCCCTTGATCGTGCAcaaatgttaatgaaaatggAGCTATTAGAATGGTTTTTACCattgcaattatttcctaAACACCATTCGATTGGACATGAATTATGGTTTCATGAATTCATGTCTTTATGGGAAGCCTGTAATAATGCACCAAAATGGGAAAATGAAATGATGAATTTGATGGCAAGACTGGCTTCCTACAATATTGGTTACATAAACTGGGAGCCATATATTCCATTAATGTTCACTAGATTTGTGAGATCTTTGGGATTACCAGTAGCATATAAACAGCAAACATGCAGTTTTCACAAACTAGATAATATGGCTGTATGGATAGTGTCAGTATTG ggACATGGTTCAAATGCACAaatgtattttgaaaaattcttaaaaacaaTAGACACATACCTTCATCCAGCCAATTTTGGTCATTGGCTGCCAAGGTTAAAGGATCTCCTTATGAAGCTCTCGTATCACTTTACTAGACGTTTGCGCAG TGAACGCTATCCTAAGCGAACGTGGGAAACACCTATACCAGACGAGTACAAATTAACTGACAGCGATGTCGATGCGTTCGTCAAAAGTATGATGCCGGTAGCTATGACGGCCATGTTCAGCAAATCAGGTTTCAGCAATGTTTCCGAAATATTATGTCACCTTGCTGCTATGAGACCCAGTTTAGTCATTCACCATGTTTTGGAGAATGTATCTACTGTATTGGGCTCGCTTACGACAGAATCGTACAAGCTGTACACCTCATTAAGCTACTTGGAAGCTATAGCTGGACCAATGACTGAAGGATCTAGGAATGTTAATAAAG GGTATACATATCCTGAAGGACCAACGCAAGTTctaccattattattttcgctttTACCTGGTATTGATCCAAGTGACACAGATAAATGTTGCATAATTTTTCGTCTAATTGCATTTTACGTTGCCTATATACCAATTGCGGAAGCTCCTGATCCATCTAAAACAATGGACGAAGAGGAATCATTAATTTATGAGACAACCTCGAAATTCGAAgactttattttacaattttttgataaagtattttatatcattGATGCCACCTCTTTGGAATCAGTTCGACTAGAGAGTAGCGGCGATAATAGCAAAAGCAAGATAGAGGTAGTTATTCAAACTGTACTCTATGAAGTCTGTTCAATTGTGTTGACCCAAACTAATCAGAAGATTTTTGAAAGCGCTTTGCACAATCTGCGTGCGTTTGTAAGTGAACATATCCTTGAAACTAAAGTCGCTGGACAATTGGCCGCATGgatatgtaaattattcgcCCGTGTCAATGGAGAAGCAACTTTGCGTTCATTGTTACCACTACTTTCGGAAACTATTCTGAATATGACAGACGAAAGTAATGACATTGCTAAAGAAGAGAATTTGGACAATCGTCTTTTGTATGCCATGTTACTGCTAGCTGCTCTCGTGGACAGTCGTGGAAAACACCTGCTGCCATATATGGATCAATTGATTACTGTTCTTGATCGAGTGTTAGTTTTAAAATCAAGAGAAGGAAACAATTTGGCTTTCACCTTGTTGGGATCCATTATGTATTCGTTGTCTCAAGTTTCGCCAGATCGTTTCGAGACCTCTGAAGCTATACATTGGGGCCAGAAATTggatattaattctttgaaaGTTGAATGGAACATTCCCGGGGAAGAAGAAATGACtgtattaaagaaaatgttctataaGTATCTATTGCCTGAAATAAGTAAGTTACAGAAATATTGTGAAGACTGGAAAACATTAACAAG GGATGAACTGCTGAGTAGTTTGAACATTGTGTACAGTATTGTTCAAGGTTGTGAATCCGTATTACCATTATGGGAGGAGGAACCActaactttaatgaaatcatCTTTGAAGTCTGTGTCCTTTAAACCAACGATTGGCGTTCGTCGAGAAATCGTAATGCCAGATGGTAGCAACGTAAGACGTTTTATCGCAGACCTTTTGAACAAGTTTCAGAAAGTAATACTGAAGCATGTAGAAGACGATACAAAAAGTTTGCTAGTTTTAGTAGAT ATTTGGAATAGACTTTTATTGGGGGAGATACATCGTATCGAGGATTGTGACATAAGACGCATGCATTTTAAAGTTACGAACaaacttttcaaaaataaattagtggGAGGTAAAGGATTATTAAAGCCGTTTGTACTACAATGCGCCGACATTCAACACGACGCGCGTATACGTTCGCAAGGTTACAACTTAACGCAAACTCATAAAGAGATTATGCTACAACTTTTTACATTATCCACCAGCAGATACGCTGATGTGCGACAGGAGGCTCAATATCATCTATTTCATGCTCTTCGATATTTCAGTTATTCTCATACGTTTATCGtaccagaaataattaatatattgaaaaaggACGCAGAGGAGTATCATGACGCGCATAAG GgcgttttgtatattttgttcagTTCTTCAGAAGATTCTATCATAATGAAATGTGATTGGAAAACGCTACGATCTTTATGGCCAGCTTTAGTACTGTCCAAGATATCCGAAAAATTATCTGTGGTGCGACTGAAAGATATTTTAGTGCAAACTGTGAATAAACGTTTTCCCACGTTTGCCATTTCACACGAAATACCGGAAGCTTGTTTAAAAGCTGCATCGAAATTATGGACAACTGAACCGCGACCAAACATTTCTTTACCAACCGAGAATGAGATAGAACAAGGCTTGGAAGCGTTTAAAGAGGTCGGAAAGAATAACTTAGTCTATTACACCGGTTTGATAGACGAACTGTTGAACGTTCTTCTGGAAAAGAATTTACACTGGAGACATCGAATAATGGCGATGTTTTTCATCCGTATTTTAGTCCACCATGAACAAACCTATCCACCGAAAGTCATTCGTTATTTCATGGGAGCATTGATACACGACTCAGCGCAAGAAAGACAAATAGCTACTAGAGTAGCCGTATacattttgaaacaattgaaacgGAAACATCCAAAA GTACTTATCGATCCTCCTGGTTTGCCAGAGATAAGTGAATCACAAGATTCGCAAGATCAGTACAAGAAGTTGGTACCAGGGCTAAGATCAGACAACGCTTggttacaatataattacgaaACTCGTCCTCTGACCCCAGAACAATGGGATGAACCTAGATACGTTCACAACACGTATACCGGATATTACATGTGGCCAAAGAAGATAGAAATATACGCACCGTCGTCCGAACAACCGTGCTTAGATCCGAATGTTCGAAAGTTAACGGAACACGAGAAAGAAGTAGATCACTTCTTCAATGACCCACAGaatattgagaaattaataacgttgTTCAGTATCGAAGAGAAAGTGGATAAATTTAACGgtcttaaatttttagttttcaaaGGTGTTTTTCGTAACCATGGAATAGTGTACTTGAAGCATTTTGTACCACATTTGTACAAACTAGTTAAGGACAAACAGAAAGGTAGCCAAAGATGCGCGTCTGAGATAATCGCTGGTATTATTCGAGGCTCTAAACATTGGCCATTCCACATGGTTTGCGAAATGTGGGAAAATCTGCTGCCAATTATAAGGCTAGCGATATCTAATATAACGGTTGAATCTCAAATGGATTGGGGTCTGTGTTTTGCAAACGCACAACGACACAGAGACCCGAATAGACACCATTGGTTACTGGAATGCTTAATGGAAGAATCATATCTTGGTGATTCGGAGTCATCTTTCGTCGAGTGTGGACGTTTGCTTATTTTACAAGCGGCGCTCGATGAACAATCGTGGCGAGTTATACAATTATTGCGACGTCTGCTAGAACGTACAGAAGATAGGTTGTTAGCAAGTCCTTTCGAAAATGTGAGGGGAAGATTGGGCTCCGTATTAGTGAGCGTATTCAACGTGAACTTCAGGTTTCCAAATTCCTCAAGTAATCAGTGGACACCTAAAGTTGAGgatttagtaaataaaatactaccGAGATTGCAAACTCTTGTCACCGAAAGTGCTTTAGTATCAAGTAAGGAAGAACACTCTTTATCCGCTCAAGTAGCAAACGTTAACTTCAATGATTCTCCTCCGGACACCGAAAAAGACGCGAAGGACCATGAGATAGCGATTCGATTGTTCAAGACAGTTTGCAAATGGATCTCAAATACCGTCCTCCGTTCACCGAGTGGTATAAAGCcggaattttataaaatatttcctattatATGTCAACTTGAAAATAGCGACACAGATGAGGAATTAGCTAAATTATGTACACATACTCTAGCATTACTTGCACAAGGGCTTACTCTGTCGTGCGATATGCCAATAGTCTTGGACAAAGTAGTGAGCATGTCGAAGCACGCTTCGTGGTGGACGAAGTCCACTTGTTTGCAATTCCTTCAAGTGttgatatttcataatatcaGCATATTTTTAAGTAACTCCGCGTGGGTCAGTTGTGTGAAGGATACAGTCGTATATTTGTTGGAAGATGAACGCGTTGAAGTGAGAAAAAACGCTGGCCAATGTCTCAGTGGATTATTGCATTGTATGTTTATACCAAACCAAGAAGAATTATTG gaGGAGTTTAAGAAGAAAGCAAAAAccaaattgtataaaaaggATAACTTAAACCAGCAGAAGGGGACAGCAAGGAAGGAATTAAAACCGGATGCTATAAGAATTCGTCATGGAGCCGTGTTAGGACTATGTTCGTTTATTCAAGCCCATCCGTACGATATTCCTGATTACGTTCCatcaattttcgaattcctCGGCCCTTTCATGAATGATCCACAACCGATACCG ACAACGATTAGAAAGACACTGGATGATTTTAAGAGGACACATTATGATGGATGGAGAGGGATAAGTGGTTATTCACAACATTTCACACAAGAACAGTTAACTATATTGCAAGATTTGACGATACCGCCGCCCCATTACTCTTAA
- the Naa80 gene encoding N-alpha-acetyltransferase 80 isoform X3, producing the protein MLFFSTYIFRKIMTTNDKEYSIVPLHKRPELIKDCCVLLNSEWPRSETARLESLTVSCDKFPTCLVLINKENRVLGHCKISLIPKLRHSCFIQSVIIDYKCRSQGLGSRLLHGAEDYVKRRGFKNVYLTTKAFTKSKLKEKSMQFSGPPPPPMPNFRMPKFYDFNAIPHRTHMVKTLQ; encoded by the exons atgttatttttttcaacatATATTTTCAGAAAGATTATGACAACGAATGATAAGGAATATTCTATAGTCCCTCTTCATAAAAGaccagaattaattaaagactGTTGCGTATTACTCAATTCAGAATGGCCACGTAGTGAGACCGCAAG gtTAGAATCTTTAACTGTATCATGTGATAAATTTCCCACATGTCTTGTACTTATTAACAAGGAGAACAGAGTCCTTGGTCACTGTAAGATATCCTTAATACCCAAGTTACGCCACAGTTGTTTCATACAGTCAG TTATAATCGACTACAAATGTAGATCCCAAGGGCTTGGATCTAGATTGCTCCATGGTGCAGAAGATTATGTTAAAAGGAGAGGATTTAAGAATGTATATTTAACAACTAAAG CATTTACAAAATCAAAACTTAAAGAGAAATCTATGCAATTTTCTGGTCCACCACCTCCACCAATGCCAAACTTTCGGATGCCAAAGTTCTATGATTTTAATGCAATTCCTCATAGAACCCATATGGTAAAAACAttacaataa